A single Triticum dicoccoides isolate Atlit2015 ecotype Zavitan chromosome 2A, WEW_v2.0, whole genome shotgun sequence DNA region contains:
- the LOC119356818 gene encoding wall-associated receptor kinase-like 10: MDHPENIVTQLIHEEHRSKWIARSNHNVKCFTEDEIKRFTDNYKTLLGRGAFGEVYQGVLEDKSMIAVKRFIYNVRESFAKELIVHREINHKNVVRLIGYCVDESALMVVTEYIPKGNLSNILHQDSMPITLDTRLRIAIECAKALDYMHSQMYTQIIHGDIKPANILLDDGLGAKISDFGISRLINTENTLYTLNVIGSIGYMDPLFAQSGRLTAKSDVYSFGVVLLELITRKKARTEDGEIGLVESFSQSLSEGIRRVREMFDSEIATSSDMKTIEEIAKLAGKCLKMELTKRPHMLEVAERLRKLKKAACQVQERPTLFSWIWKNKQAPAKTPPLESSSSSQNARTVAPAEKMPSQESSGSTLKTGIVAALKAALSQVSHDSTQNVGTSIIGSTMTGQLFDLKDLLGASTEVLGKGTIGTTYRATLDSGYELVVKRLKDVDLEEAVFKRLVTLFAAIQNKHIVPLLWYYCSKDERLLVYNVVPMGSLAKVLHGDQGSGPAQLDWEQRLAISLAAARGVQAIHLAGPSSCHGNIKSSNILLTGTHNACVSEHGLITLGIYYNASGYCAPEVTRNRWVSQKSDVYSFGIL, translated from the exons ATGGATCATCCAGAAAATATAGTAACACAACTTATCCATGAAGAGCACAGATCAAAATGGATAGCACGTAGCAATCATAATGTGAAATGTTTTACAGAAGATGAGATAAAAAGATTTACCGACAACTATAAGACTTTACTCGGTAGAGGTGcctttggagaagtttatcaaggagTCCTTGAGGACAAAAGTATGATTGCAGTCAAGAGGTTTATCTACAATGTAAGAGAAAGTTTTGCCAAAGAGTTGATCGTCCACCGTGAAATCAATCACAAGAACGTAGTCAGATTAATTGGCTATTGTGTAGATGAAAGTGCCCTAATGGTGGTCACGGAGTATATTCCTAAAGGAAATCTGAGTAACATCCTTCACCAGGATAGTATGCCCATCACTTTGGATACACGGCTAAGAATTGCAATTGAATGTGCAAAAGCATTGGACTATATGCATTCACAAATGTATACTCAGATCATTCATGGTGATATCAAGCCTGCTAATATACTTCTGGATGATGGACTCGGTGCAAAAATATCAGACTTTGGAATATCAAGACTAATCAACACTGAAAATACTCTATATACTCTAAATGTGATAGGAAGTATAGGCTACATGGACCCTCTGTTTGCTCAGAGTGGCCGCCTCACAGCAAAGAGTGATGTTTACAGTTTTGGAGTTGTGCTCCTGGAACTGATAACCAGAAAAAAAGCAAGAACAGAGGATGGGGAGATTGGCTTGGTTGAAAGTTTTAGTCAATCTCTTTCAGAAGGGATTAGGAGGGTGAGGGAGATGTTTGATTCTGAAATTGCAACATCGAGCGACATGAAGACTATTGAAGAGATTGCTAAGTTGGCAGGTAAATGCTTGAAGATGGAACTTACCAAACGTCCTCACATGTTAGAAGTTGCAGAACGTCTTCGCAAACTTAAGAAAGCTGCATGTCAGGTACAAGAAAGACCAACTCTGTTTTCTTGGATATGGAAAAATAAACAAGCTCCAGCCAAAACACCACCACTAGAAAGCAGCAGCAGTAGCCAAAACGCGAGAACTGTAGCTCCAGCTGAAAAGATGCCATCACAAGAAAGCAGTGGCAGTACCCTCAAAACGGGAATTGTGGCTGCACTCAAAGCGGCACTATCACAGGTAAGCCATGATAGTACACAAAATGTGGGAACTTCTATCATTGGGTCGACAATGACAGGCCAATTGTTCGACCTGAAAGACCTGCTTGGGGCATCGACTGAAGTTCTGGGCAAGGGTACAATCGGGACAACATACAGAGCAACACTAGATAGTGGATATGAGCTGGTGGTCAAGAGGCTGAAAGATGTGGACTTGGAGGAGGCGGTCTTTAAGCGGCTTGTTACGTTGTTTGCTGCCATCCAGAACAAACACATAGTGCCACTTCTATGGTATTACTGCAGCAAGGATGAGAGGTTGCTAGTGTATAATGTAGTCCCCATGGGTAGCCTAGCAAAAGTACTCCACG GCGACCAAGGTTCTGGCCCAGCTCAACTGGACTGGGAGCAGCGGTTGGCTATCTCACTAGCTGCTGCGCGTGGTGTGCAGGCTATCCACTTAGCTGGGCCATCAAGCTGCCATGGCAACATCAAGTCTTCCAACATCCTGCTCACCGGAACTCACAACGCATGTGTGTCGGAGCATGGCCTGATAACACTTGGTATTTATTACAATGCCTCCGGCTACTGTGCACCCGAGGTCACCCGCAATAGGTGGGTCTCCCAGAAATCTGACGTCTACAGCTTCGGCATCCTATAG